The genomic interval AGCCTACTATTTACACGATTCCCTTCCAAACAGTTATATGTTATTGCTTCATGCTTGACAGGGCATCTTTGGTCCTGTTTCAATCAGCAAAAGATAGGGCTTGGTTGTTCCTTCTGTTATGCATACCCTTGTTTTATGCTAATTACTGTTTGCCTTCATGTATATCCTTGTTGGGTTCAATGGTGTGGGTGTACATGCTTAGGGTCAGTGCTTGTAGTTGAATTGCACTTAATAAGCAATCTGGGAACACTTAGTGATATTTTAAGGATTTAAGCTAGGGGAAAGACTGAGTGACACAAATAATTTACAATCAATGTTCTATCACATTTCTATATAAATACACAGATTTAAATCAACTCCATTAGTTAACTTTCAGAATCTCTTGATTTCTGTGTTAAATGTCACTGCTTAAATTTTTCTGGCAATGGGAATATCTGATCTTGTCTATAGCTTCTTTATAGATAATTTTGTTTCACACATGAATGTTTCTTCTTGTAGTTAAGGATTTTCCAGGTATCGTAATTGCAGAGGAGCCAGAGTGGAAAGATAGCATTCAAGGTTCAACTGGTGTTGTAAATTTGGCTGGAATGCCCATTAGTACAAGATGGACTGCTGAGGTATActacctttttcttttttttagttaGCCTAACTGTAACTTTTACAGTAGGTagtaaaaatatgaaaagaagttcAAGCTAACTTTGCCTTTTTACTTGACATACTCTATGTGTGGCTGTTACTGTTATGTTCTGCAtagaaattttgtaaaagtagGATGAAACCATTGAAATTAATCAAGCCTCTTATATTCAGTAACTAAGAAGTGTATCTATACATATCATGGTTTGAAGATTTGATAGAGTCATACTAGCATAAGGCTACATGGTGTTATCCAAATGACTTACAATTAGCTTAACTAAAACATAATCAATATGCTTTCCTAGAAATCTAGAAGCCAGTTTAAGTGAATAGTTTTTTATTGGACTGTAGGTAAAGAAAGAGATAAAGCAGAGCAGGATTAAAGTCACTTCCAAGGTAAGCAGTTTACTGATCCTTTCACAGTGCTACTAAACCAGTGTTTCTTATATACGTATATTCCTTTGACTATTACTGATCGCTGATGCAAAAAGTTAATGTGGCCTTTCAATTAATTGTGAAGgtcataaatataataaatgatttaCCAGATGCAGTCCGGCCATCAGTCTTGGTTAGCGCAACAGCCGTTGGATACTATGGTACGTTCATTCTTATtgcttgatttttgttttacatgTAGTAATGATATTGTTGATGTAGTAGTATTCAGTTGTTAAAACACTAAAGATTTGCATGAAATTTATTTTCTGCTTTAAATTGTTAGATTTTAATGGAATTGGAGCATccttaatcttttttttttttttggatcatCCATCTCTTTAACATCTTTCATCAAAGTTTAATATGACTATCAGCAGTCATACTGCAGTATttctttttacttttgagTAGTCGTATTGCACTTGTCACAAAGGTGTCGAGAAATTATAGCTAGATTCTTTTAAGCTACTTTTActtgaaattattttcttttagtgaTACCTGCTGATTTCATACCCAGTTAAAGTTTGATTAGCAAGTATTAATAGCTAGAGAACTGAGGTAATAAAATTCTCTCCCTTTCACTGGCATTGGATGTTCCATTGCTGTAAAGGGCCGGTATCTTTCATCATCATAGTTTGTATTATGAACCCCAGTAtctttcatcatcattttatatttttatgctcAGGTACTAATGAGACTCGTGCATTTGATGAACAGAGTCCATCCGGAAATGATTACTTGGCTGAGGTAAGCAATGAATTAGCTTGTAGATTGTAAATTTTATACATAATCAGGATTCTGAAAAGCATTTAGGAAGTAAATATGATGTTGTGACTTCTAAGACATGCTTAAGACTTCTATTCAGGACTAATGTTTAATTattaggttttttttaataaaatgcTGTATGTATAATCCACTTGGTCAACAGCAGGCCCAATGTGGTCAAGTTAAACTTAGTTGTTATTACAGATCCTGGTCCACTTTTCCTCCTACTATTCATCGGTTCTTTCATGGAATATGTATTATTATCATCTGTAGGTTTTTGCTTCGTAATTTGGCTAATTCCCTTTTAGGTATCCAAATCAGGAGTCACTAGCTTCATGGCCTGTGCTTTTCATGTGAAAATAGTGCACCGTGTTTCTGATTAAAAAGGGATTGTATTCTAGTTGAGAAAGAGAAAATAGAAAGGAGTAAAAATTTAATACTGTACGAGCAGGCCAAACAATGTGCAGTTTATACTGAAGCTGAATAGTTCTTTAGGGTCAGTAAGTCAAAAGCAAATTGTTTCACTCTGCAATTTCTGCATTCTGACTCTTTTTTAAATGTTctattttctcaaaaaaaaaaaaaagttctagGCCAGCCCTCTTCAAGTGGTAACTACTAcctaattaatttgaaaattcCTGATTAATTTGCATCACAAgtgattttttaaaattattaagAACAACACGAAGGCTATGGAAACTTAGAGAAGTCTCGATTATGTTTCCGTTCCAGAACTCTTAGTCATTGAGACTATTAATTATATGCTTCTGTTCACCCAACTTATGCTAGAACAGATAGTGGAATCACTTTCAAACATTTTGTCAGTTTAAAAACATTTTGTCAGGTTTGTAGAGAATGGGAAGGAACTGCCCTTAAAGTAAATAAGGACGTTCGGTTAGCACTCATCCGTATTGGTGTTGTTCTTGGTAAAGAAGGAGGAGCTTTAGGTATGGCTAGAGTATATCAACAAATTTGCACTGACCACATTTGGTTTAGGCTTGCATGACCTGTAGTATTGCATTACGATGTACACAATAGTTTCCTATTTGCATTTTTAGTTAGTTTCAAGAATAAAGTTAAATCTTCAGCTGCCCCGCGCATGCTTACACCTTTGAGTTTCTGCAGCTAAAATGATCCCTCTGTTCATGGTGTTTGCTGGGGGACCCTTGGGCTCTGGAAAGCAATGGTATGGTACTCTAGGGTAACATGTCACAATTTTTTGGTACTAATACTTTTGAATTGGAAATTTAGAGTGAATAAGGCTTTTAAAAGAACAGAAAAATATCCAAGAGGACATAAATGATGCTAATCTGACAATTTTGGAAACAAACTGCCAGATTGGCAATGAAAGTGAAATTTTTCTCTGGGTTAGCTTTAATAGGAAATATGCAAGCATTTAAATATCCTTATTGGACAACCAAGGTACTCTGTAGAGGGTATCTGTATTTGTTTCAAGGTACTCTGTAGGCTGAAGAAAGACTAACTATTATTCAACGCAGGTAATTAGATCAATTGAAGACATTGCCATGTAAACTTATAATTTGTATTTTGGTAGGTTTTCCTGGATTCATTTGGATGACGTTGTGAACCTTATATATGAAGCTCTGACTAATCCATCTTATAAAGGTAATGACTTCATTATTGATTTACTGGTACTTACATATTTATGTTGAAGCTGATGGTTTCGCTGGCTAATTCACCCTTCTGGTTTGATATTAAATTAGCTAGAACATGGAGAAATTAACTCTTGAGTTAGTGATTGAATGTTTCTTTCATGATAGATTTACTTACTGTCAATATCTGAACTTGTGTCTGAGGTACATGTTGCACTGTTTTCTTCTTTACCAGACACCTAGGACATGACATACAAGTAAAATCACGATCACTTCTAAACAATGTGATATTGATTCGATAAACTTTGCAACATACTGAACTTGGTTTCTTAATTATAATCACCAGGAGTTATCAATGGAACTGCACCCAATCCTGTTCGATTTATGGAAATGTGTCAACACTTGGGGAATGTCTTGGGTAGGCCTTCATGGCTGCCTGTGCCCGACTTCGCCTTGAAAGCAGTCCTTGGAGAAGGCGCTGCAGTGGTGAGCTTttgttgatatttatttaacttttttttttccttattaCATCTTGCTAAGAAACTTAAGGTCGCTTCAGGTGCTGGATGGGCAAAGGGTACTACCACTTAAAGCGCAAGAGTTGGGTTTTTCCTTCAAATACTCTTATATCAAAGATGCATTAAAATCGATTATGACATAAAAGTCATACAGTATAAATGTGGCTGCGGAAACAAATCGGTtcactttcttttgttttttggtgaGAAAGAAGGCATCGTTACTTTCAAAACTGAATGTAAAAGATGAATTCCTGAGTAATTCATAAAACTACAAAAACGTTTGATAGTTTTTGGGTGAGGAAAACAACTGATACTGTGTCACAGAAGAACTATGTGatt from Argentina anserina chromosome 2, drPotAnse1.1, whole genome shotgun sequence carries:
- the LOC126782807 gene encoding epimerase family protein SDR39U1 homolog, chloroplastic isoform X1; translation: MEVCRATAFSWTHTISTSTSLHVSLSPSKWETKRLTVWCASDQTQKANQMTVSVTGATGFIGRRLVQRLHADNHSVHVLTRSRTKAELIFPVKDFPGIVIAEEPEWKDSIQGSTGVVNLAGMPISTRWTAEVKKEIKQSRIKVTSKVINIINDLPDAVRPSVLVSATAVGYYGTNETRAFDEQSPSGNDYLAEVCREWEGTALKVNKDVRLALIRIGVVLGKEGGALAKMIPLFMVFAGGPLGSGKQWFSWIHLDDVVNLIYEALTNPSYKGVINGTAPNPVRFMEMCQHLGNVLGRPSWLPVPDFALKAVLGEGAAVVLDGQRVLPLKAQELGFSFKYSYIKDALKSIMT
- the LOC126782807 gene encoding epimerase family protein SDR39U1 homolog, chloroplastic isoform X2, whose protein sequence is MTVSVTGATGFIGRRLVQRLHADNHSVHVLTRSRTKAELIFPVKDFPGIVIAEEPEWKDSIQGSTGVVNLAGMPISTRWTAEVKKEIKQSRIKVTSKVINIINDLPDAVRPSVLVSATAVGYYGTNETRAFDEQSPSGNDYLAEVCREWEGTALKVNKDVRLALIRIGVVLGKEGGALAKMIPLFMVFAGGPLGSGKQWFSWIHLDDVVNLIYEALTNPSYKGVINGTAPNPVRFMEMCQHLGNVLGRPSWLPVPDFALKAVLGEGAAVVLDGQRVLPLKAQELGFSFKYSYIKDALKSIMT